In the Molothrus aeneus isolate 106 chromosome 28, BPBGC_Maene_1.0, whole genome shotgun sequence genome, one interval contains:
- the KLHL11 gene encoding kelch-like protein 11 has translation MSDKMAAAAACPQPQPGPSPGPGPGPGPGPGPPAAEVERGAPRGSAADGEAEAEEFGCPAHCSDLAWRQNEQRRHGLYCDITLAFGGAGMAREYRAHRSVLAAATEYFTPLLSGGFAESRSGRVELQKWSSEGGPDPDTVEAVIGFMYTGTIRVSPGNVHEVLEMADRFLLTRLKDFCGEFLKKKLNLSNCVAVHSLAHMYSLNQLALKAQDMIRRNFHKVIQDEEFYTLPFHLVRDWLSDSEITVDSEEILFETVLKWVQKNPEERERYFEDLFKLLRLSQMKPTYLTRHVKSERLVSSSEACVKLVSEAVESHALRSENLQSGNLQHSACPTALLPRFGQNMDVIMVIGGVSEGGDYLSECVGYFIDEDRWVNLPHIHNHLDGHAVAVTESYVYVAGSMEPGFAKTVERYNPNRNIWEQVSNLITRKHSFGLTEVKGNLYSIGGHGNFSPGFKDVAIYNPEQDKWLNLESAPKILRDVKAVSVEDRYVYVAARTPVDSDSEDGLRAVIIRYDAETRQWQDVESLPLIDNYCSFQMSVASTNFYHTASCCPKSYPIDNEEAKGKISSRASDEILESLPPEVLSIEGAAICYYKDDVFIIGGWKNSDDIDKQYRKEAYRYCAERKRWMLLPPMPQPRCRATACHVRIPFRCLQGTQRYPMPQNLMWQKDRIRQMQERQMQEIHRYSLSLRRVPRSQIEC, from the exons ATGTCCgacaagatggcggcggccgcggcctGTCCGCAGCCGCAGCCCGGTCCCAGCCCCGGTCCTGGCCCCGGTCCCGGCCCCGGTCCTGGCCCGCCGGCGGCCGAGGTGGAGCGCGGAGCCCCGCGGGGAAGCGCGGCGGACGGGGAGGCTGAGGCGGAGGAGTTCGGGTGCCCGGCGCACTGCTCCGACCTGGCCTGGCGGCAGAACGAGCAGCGCCGCCACGGCCTGTACTGCGACATCACGCTGGCTTTCGGCGGCGCGGGCATGGCCCGCGAGTACCGGGCGCACCGGTCCGTCCTGGCCGCCGCCACCGAATACTTCACGCCGCTGCTCTCGGGGGGGTTCGCGGAGTCGCGCTCGGGTCGCGTGGAGCTGCAGAAGTGGAGCTCGGAGGGCGGCCCCGACCCCGACACGGTGGAGGCCGTTATCGGCTTCATGTACACCGGCACCATCCGCGTGAGCCCCGGCAACGTCCATGAGGTGCTGGAGATGGCGGACAG GTTTCTGCTGACCCGCTTGAAGGATTTCTGTGGAGAGTTTCTGAAGAAGAAGCTGAACCTTTCCAACTGTGTGGCGGTTCACAGCTTGGCCCACATGTATTCCCTGAATCAGCTGGCCCTCAAAGCGCAGGATATGATCAGGAGAAACTTCCACAAAGTCATCCAAGATGAGGAGTTCTACACTTTGCCATTTCACCTTGTTCGGGACTGGCTCTCAGACTCGGAGATCACGGTGGACTCTGAAGAAATCCTCTTTGAGACTGTTTTGAAGTGGGTTCAGAAAAACcctgaggaaagagagaggTACTTTGAAGATCTCTTTAAGCTGCTACGATTGTCTCAGATGAAACCCACATACCTGACTCGCCACGTGAAATCTGAGCGGCTGGTGTCGAGCAGCGAGGCCTGTGTGAAGCTGGTGTCCGAGGCCGTGGAGAGCCATGCCCTGCGCTCCGAGAACCTGCAGTCGGGGAACCTGCAGCACTCGGCCTGCCCCACCGCGCTGCTGCCGCGCTTCGGCCAGAACATGGACGTCATCATGGTCATCGGCGGCGTGTCCGAGGGCGGCGACTACCTGAGTGAGTGCGTGGGCTACTTCATCGATGAGGACAGGTGGGTCAACCTGCCTCACATCCACAACCACCTGGATGGGCACGCTGTGGCCGTGACAGAGTCCTACGTGTATGTGGCCGGCTCCATGGAACCAGGGTTTGCCAAGACTGTGGAAAGGTACAatccaaacagaaatatttgggaGCAGGTTTCAAACCTCATCACCAGGAAGCATTCCTTTGGCCTTACTGAAGTGAAAGGCAACTTGTACAGTATCGGTGGGCACGGCAATTTCAGTCCAGGCTTTAAAGATGTGGCCATTTATAATCCTGAGCAGGACAAATGGCTGAACCTGGAGTCGGCACCAAAGATCCTGCGGGATGTCAAGGCTGTCTCCGTGGAGGACCGGTACGTGTACGTGGCCGCCCGCACCCCGGTTGACAGTGACAGCGAGGATGGGCTCAGGGCTGTTATTATCAGATACGATGCTGAAACCAGGCAGTGGCAGGACGTGGAATCCCTGCCCCTCATCGACAACTACTGCTCCTTCCAGATGTCTGTTGCCAGCACCAACTTCTACCACACGGCATCGTGCTGCCCCAAGAGTTACCCCATAGACAACGAGGAGGCCAAGGGAAAGATCTCCAGCAGGGCCTCGGATGAAATCCTGGAATCCTTGCCCCCCGAGGTCCTGAGCATCGAAGGAGCAGCTATTTGTTACTACAAAGATGACGTGTTTATCATTGGGGGCTGGAAGAACAGCGATGACATTGACAAGCAGTACAGGAAGGAGGCCTATCGCTACTGCGCCGAGCGCAAGCGCTGGATGCTCCTGCCCCCAATGCCACAGCCCCGCTGCAGAGCCACTGCCTGCCACGTGAGAATCCCCTTCAGGTGCCTGCAGGGAACACAGAGGTACCCCATGCCACAAAACCTCATGTGGCAAAAAGATAGAATCAGGCAGATGCAGGAAAGGCAGATGCAGGAGATCCACCGATACTCCCTGAGCTTACGGAGGGTGCCGCGCTCCCAGATCGAGTGCTAG